Proteins encoded in a region of the Cytobacillus pseudoceanisediminis genome:
- a CDS encoding IucA/IucC family protein — MHSMSRRNFSYEELESEIWEGHPYHPCFKARSGFSLGDHAAYGPEARQSFELQWAAVRREYARIELLEDETSFWERELGPSMFGQLLADLQHIGKTIEEYTFLPIHPWQVKLANADADIVLLGSSGDSYRSTQSVRTLWNMTNPEKAHVKLSMNMVNTSSLRTLDTHAVCAAPHISKWIADTVEGDPFLKDEASLVILKEYAGISYHPEEEEPCAKFGAIWRESIRLYMEEDEAAVPCTALPLMERDGFPFIDEWLKRYGIEKWLKRLVEVCVVPVWHLLAAHGIAVEAHAQNMILLHKDGWPTRVALRDFHDSVEYCHDFLEEPNRIPEFAGIHEQFKKGREDQYYWMSSIESLRELAMDTLFVFHLSELSYVLEEQYGFSEKRFWKLTGEALTEHLSCYPELIFRNYLLQHTAPVIYAESLLKRKVQKDEAGGFRHYVKNSLR, encoded by the coding sequence ATGCATTCTATGTCCAGGAGAAATTTCAGCTATGAAGAATTGGAATCAGAGATATGGGAAGGGCACCCCTACCATCCCTGCTTTAAGGCGAGAAGCGGATTTTCACTTGGGGATCATGCGGCATATGGGCCGGAAGCAAGACAGTCATTCGAGCTGCAATGGGCAGCTGTCAGACGTGAATATGCCAGAATCGAACTGCTTGAGGATGAAACAAGTTTCTGGGAACGGGAACTTGGCCCTTCCATGTTTGGACAATTACTTGCTGATTTGCAGCATATTGGCAAAACCATTGAAGAATACACATTTCTGCCCATTCACCCCTGGCAGGTGAAGTTAGCAAATGCTGATGCAGACATAGTGCTTCTGGGGAGCAGCGGAGATTCTTATCGGTCAACACAGTCCGTCCGTACGCTATGGAATATGACAAATCCAGAAAAAGCTCATGTGAAACTATCGATGAATATGGTGAACACATCATCGCTAAGAACTCTGGACACACACGCGGTTTGTGCCGCACCCCATATTTCCAAATGGATAGCAGATACAGTGGAAGGAGATCCATTTTTAAAAGATGAAGCTTCATTGGTCATTCTTAAGGAATACGCAGGGATTTCTTATCATCCCGAGGAGGAAGAACCTTGCGCAAAGTTCGGAGCTATATGGAGAGAGAGCATCCGGCTTTATATGGAAGAAGATGAAGCGGCGGTGCCTTGTACGGCATTGCCATTAATGGAGAGGGACGGATTTCCGTTTATTGACGAATGGCTGAAACGCTATGGAATTGAAAAATGGCTGAAAAGGCTCGTGGAAGTATGTGTGGTTCCTGTCTGGCATTTGCTGGCCGCGCATGGAATTGCCGTTGAGGCGCATGCCCAGAATATGATTCTTCTTCATAAGGACGGCTGGCCAACACGTGTTGCACTGAGGGATTTCCATGACAGTGTTGAGTATTGCCATGACTTTTTGGAGGAGCCAAACCGTATTCCGGAGTTTGCGGGCATTCATGAACAATTTAAAAAAGGCAGGGAAGATCAGTATTATTGGATGTCTTCTATTGAATCGCTTAGAGAACTGGCAATGGATACATTATTTGTTTTTCATCTGTCTGAACTGTCCTATGTACTTGAAGAGCAATATGGCTTCAGTGAGAAGCGATTTTGGAAGCTGACAGGAGAAGCTTTAACGGAGCACCTGAGCTGTTATCCGGAATTGATATTCCGAAATTATTTGCTGCAGCATACTGCACCGGTAATTTATGCGGAATCACTGCTGAAGAGAAAAGTTCAAAAAGATGAGGCTGGCGGGTTTCGCCATTATGTCAAAAACTCTTTAAGATAA
- a CDS encoding ferric iron reductase, with amino-acid sequence MEESRNIQDVSMEWFRKYWKCAIEPLIRLYDEHGMALEAHQQNSVLDLSSGYPETYFYRDNQGYYLSNLHREKLCKLLPELEECQELFYEDALIQERFTYYLFMNQLFSVISRLGQDDLISEDRLIKWCRNQLSSLEKGLFGQGKGFIRHILQSEKLSYKANLLTRFHDVDELMAKNEQAVYTYLPNPFAAMKKEENYAEAASAIV; translated from the coding sequence TTGGAAGAATCTCGTAATATCCAAGATGTCAGCATGGAATGGTTCCGGAAATATTGGAAATGTGCAATAGAGCCTCTCATTCGTTTATATGATGAACATGGGATGGCATTAGAGGCTCATCAGCAAAATAGCGTTCTGGATCTTTCTTCCGGCTACCCGGAAACTTATTTTTACAGGGATAATCAAGGATATTATCTATCAAATCTTCATAGAGAGAAACTTTGCAAACTGCTGCCTGAATTGGAAGAATGCCAGGAATTATTCTATGAGGATGCTCTCATTCAGGAAAGGTTTACGTATTATCTGTTCATGAATCAGCTTTTTTCAGTCATTTCAAGACTTGGGCAGGATGATCTTATCAGTGAGGACCGTTTAATCAAATGGTGCCGAAACCAGCTGAGCTCTCTGGAAAAAGGATTGTTTGGACAGGGGAAAGGTTTCATTCGGCATATTCTTCAATCTGAGAAATTATCTTATAAAGCCAATCTTTTAACCCGATTTCATGATGTTGATGAGCTGATGGCAAAGAACGAACAAGCGGTATACACCTATTTGCCCAATCCATTCGCCGCCATGAAGAAGGAGGAAAACTATGCTGAAGCTGCATCCGCAATTGTCTAA
- a CDS encoding IucA/IucC family protein yields MHHSAKQIAENATFQAFINSYLREVDSGHWMESREWIEEQQVSIPLSGVAVAEIELSGQSVKFAVEVLYRSRTGRHIIGHALKYCSNRREWIHQDRLPMMITLIHEMHLMAKANGCHELASHFDELVLRMIESYQTMAAYIEARMNDEDSLYSEDCTFIEAEQSLLFGHWLHPTPKSRQGMTGWQQPSYAPELKGQFQLHYFQFEREMVKESSNDKETASQIILQSIKKSLPHLTVPEKECLIPMHPLQAQWLLQQDYVREAIEKGLIKDLGSMGPYYSATSSIRTVYNPEEEWMYKFSVPVKITNSLRKNRFHELRAGTAMAELIKKIRFTEEHPVFRMIDDPAYITAIFPGQKESGFEVILRSNPFQGKNREELLP; encoded by the coding sequence ATGCATCATTCAGCCAAACAAATTGCAGAAAATGCAACGTTTCAAGCTTTTATTAATAGTTATTTGCGGGAAGTGGACAGCGGGCATTGGATGGAAAGCAGGGAGTGGATTGAGGAACAACAGGTATCCATCCCTCTTTCAGGGGTGGCGGTAGCAGAAATCGAATTATCTGGCCAGTCCGTTAAATTCGCTGTCGAAGTCCTTTATCGTTCACGTACAGGAAGACATATAATCGGCCATGCACTTAAATATTGTTCAAATCGGCGGGAATGGATTCACCAGGATAGACTTCCGATGATGATTACACTAATCCATGAGATGCATTTGATGGCCAAAGCTAATGGCTGTCATGAGCTTGCATCCCATTTTGATGAACTTGTGCTAAGGATGATTGAGAGCTACCAGACAATGGCGGCATATATTGAAGCGAGAATGAATGATGAGGACAGCCTGTATTCAGAGGATTGTACTTTCATTGAAGCAGAACAATCGCTCCTGTTTGGGCACTGGCTTCACCCTACACCGAAAAGCAGACAAGGAATGACTGGATGGCAGCAGCCAAGCTATGCGCCAGAATTAAAAGGACAGTTTCAGCTCCATTATTTCCAATTTGAAAGGGAGATGGTAAAAGAATCCTCTAATGACAAGGAAACTGCAAGTCAAATTATTCTTCAATCGATAAAAAAATCACTGCCGCACCTTACTGTTCCGGAAAAGGAATGCCTCATTCCAATGCACCCTCTACAGGCCCAATGGCTTCTGCAGCAGGACTATGTCAGAGAGGCAATAGAGAAGGGCCTTATAAAGGACCTTGGCAGTATGGGGCCTTATTATTCAGCTACTTCTTCGATCAGGACAGTTTACAATCCTGAAGAGGAGTGGATGTATAAGTTTTCGGTCCCGGTAAAAATAACAAATTCGCTAAGGAAAAATCGCTTCCATGAGTTAAGGGCAGGCACGGCTATGGCGGAGTTAATCAAGAAAATCCGATTTACAGAAGAACACCCGGTTTTCAGGATGATTGATGATCCGGCCTATATTACTGCCATATTCCCTGGTCAGAAGGAATCAGGCTTTGAAGTTATACTGCGATCCAATCCATTTCAGGGAAAAAACAGAGAGGAATTACTTCCATAG
- a CDS encoding ABC transporter substrate-binding protein → MKKFCAPWSIVFMLFLIILTGCGKGEEASTEASEKKEKEKTEETRTVEHLLGKAEVPAEPKKVVLLSHVSWEGSLVSVGVKPYAVMAYDNEFPPHLTKELEGVKALPYADEMNSEEIVKLDPDLLIISDRYKPLYDQLSETIPTVVVEVGGDWKEDHLKVAEAVGKLDEGKKVIEDLEKKAEDIGTRVREKTGEETFMAVAINKKDIRVFGLTNHATNSLLFDDLKLTPAENLPEDFGENISIEGLAKYNPDNIIDLTFFNSGEFYDSVTQGEVWKSLKAVQNDKVHTLSTTWGFWDPIERQKGLKEIESLLLSE, encoded by the coding sequence ATGAAGAAGTTTTGTGCTCCATGGAGCATTGTTTTCATGTTATTTTTAATAATTTTAACAGGATGCGGTAAAGGTGAAGAGGCCTCTACAGAAGCATCTGAAAAGAAAGAGAAAGAAAAGACAGAGGAAACCAGAACGGTTGAACATCTTTTAGGAAAAGCAGAAGTGCCCGCAGAACCGAAAAAAGTAGTTTTGCTTTCACATGTTTCCTGGGAAGGATCACTTGTATCAGTAGGGGTAAAGCCCTATGCGGTAATGGCATATGATAATGAGTTCCCGCCGCATTTAACGAAGGAGCTTGAAGGTGTTAAGGCGCTCCCTTATGCTGATGAAATGAATTCAGAAGAAATCGTGAAGCTTGATCCGGATCTTCTTATCATCAGTGATCGCTATAAGCCGCTCTATGATCAGCTTTCTGAAACTATCCCAACAGTTGTTGTTGAAGTGGGCGGTGACTGGAAGGAAGATCACCTGAAAGTTGCAGAAGCTGTAGGCAAGCTTGATGAAGGAAAGAAAGTCATTGAAGACCTGGAGAAGAAAGCAGAGGATATCGGAACACGTGTCCGTGAGAAAACAGGAGAAGAAACTTTCATGGCAGTGGCAATCAATAAAAAAGATATTCGTGTTTTTGGACTGACAAACCATGCAACCAACTCATTATTATTTGATGATTTGAAATTAACACCTGCTGAGAACCTTCCAGAGGATTTTGGCGAGAATATTTCAATTGAAGGGCTAGCAAAATATAATCCTGACAATATTATTGACCTTACTTTCTTTAACAGCGGTGAATTTTACGATTCAGTGACTCAGGGTGAAGTTTGGAAAAGCCTGAAGGCTGTTCAAAATGACAAGGTACATACTCTTTCCACTACATGGGGGTTCTGGGATCCGATTGAGCGTCAAAAGGGTTTGAAAGAAATTGAATCGCTTCTATTAAGCGAATAA
- a CDS encoding helix-turn-helix domain-containing protein codes for MLSGKQFEPYKIAVSSLRGGLSKTINENSNDFTLIYISAGKGTIETRNRQLKIEAGKSCFFSETGIITSASADLLTVYILTWSKDKDVFSRFLSGILANQEPSKMVPLWEELRKWNKDKSISAECRFQSQLWNMMSILTDRTEVDGIEEAVDLIRNNLSQPVTVAELASKANMSPVSFTRAFRKRTGMAPKEFLNGERMRAAKQLMLQKKGITAKEVAQQIGMQDEFYFSRLFKMKAGLPPSVFMKRAKERIAVVSQLFLQDHLLSLGVQPVAAPSYPTVYPASNGVPSYLQKELEGTMLLNAEKPFQPEAILITQPDRIIKTPLHNYQLQNVLLSQQEKVHHIQLQPDWRQYLYEIASMIGCTSRAECIEKDIRCLECKVRDKLCPITKKGRWAVIWIRPEEIRLYGQGGHALLNLFFQNLGFEPHPDLHFEGYRTAGLKDVADLNPDKLLILWSHERDVWRTAHSPEWNKIRAVQTGEVYYPDSHEWDPWGPLGRKKMLEAFLDDLLKAKLKA; via the coding sequence ATGCTGAGCGGCAAACAATTTGAACCGTATAAAATTGCAGTTTCAAGCTTGAGAGGGGGATTGTCGAAAACCATCAATGAAAATAGCAATGATTTTACACTTATATATATTTCAGCAGGGAAAGGCACAATCGAAACTCGCAATCGCCAGCTGAAGATAGAGGCGGGGAAGAGCTGCTTTTTCTCGGAAACCGGCATAATTACTTCCGCATCTGCAGACCTGTTAACGGTTTATATACTCACCTGGTCAAAGGATAAAGATGTGTTTTCCAGGTTTCTTTCCGGGATACTGGCTAATCAGGAGCCATCAAAGATGGTGCCCTTGTGGGAAGAGCTGAGGAAATGGAACAAAGATAAATCGATATCGGCTGAGTGCCGATTTCAGTCCCAGCTGTGGAATATGATGTCAATTCTGACAGACAGGACAGAAGTAGACGGGATTGAAGAGGCAGTGGACCTGATCAGAAATAATCTGTCCCAGCCGGTTACGGTGGCAGAGCTGGCATCTAAAGCAAACATGAGCCCAGTATCGTTTACCAGGGCCTTTCGAAAACGAACCGGGATGGCACCGAAGGAATTCCTGAATGGAGAAAGAATGAGAGCAGCCAAACAGCTTATGCTGCAGAAGAAAGGGATTACGGCAAAAGAAGTGGCGCAGCAAATCGGTATGCAGGATGAGTTTTATTTCAGCCGTCTTTTTAAAATGAAAGCAGGCTTGCCGCCATCTGTATTTATGAAAAGGGCTAAGGAAAGAATTGCGGTAGTCAGTCAGCTCTTTTTGCAGGACCATCTCCTTTCGCTGGGTGTACAGCCTGTTGCAGCGCCATCCTATCCAACTGTTTATCCTGCCAGCAATGGAGTGCCGAGCTATCTTCAAAAAGAATTGGAGGGCACCATGCTCCTTAATGCAGAAAAGCCCTTTCAGCCAGAGGCTATTCTCATAACACAGCCTGATCGAATCATAAAGACGCCTCTGCATAATTATCAGCTCCAAAATGTACTTCTTTCACAGCAGGAGAAGGTCCATCATATTCAGCTGCAGCCGGATTGGCGGCAGTATCTTTACGAAATCGCTTCTATGATAGGATGTACAAGCCGGGCAGAATGCATAGAAAAAGACATCCGCTGCCTTGAATGTAAAGTAAGAGATAAGCTATGTCCAATAACGAAAAAAGGCAGATGGGCAGTCATTTGGATCCGCCCGGAGGAAATCCGTCTTTATGGACAGGGCGGGCATGCTCTGCTCAATCTGTTCTTTCAGAATTTGGGTTTCGAGCCTCATCCTGATTTGCATTTTGAAGGATACCGGACTGCTGGCCTGAAGGATGTGGCTGATCTTAATCCCGATAAGCTACTCATCTTATGGAGCCATGAAAGAGATGTTTGGAGAACTGCGCATTCTCCCGAATGGAATAAGATCCGTGCTGTCCAAACAGGTGAGGTATATTATCCTGACAGCCATGAGTGGGATCCTTGGGGACCGCTTGGGAGAAAGAAAATGCTGGAGGCGTTTCTGGACGATTTGCTGAAAGCAAAACTTAAGGCTTAA
- a CDS encoding FecCD family ABC transporter permease, with protein sequence MARTAADITEHRQPVHQKSIKWGLAGIVLVLIGLLASIGLGAIWIPPSVVWESFVSFQGGQIEHQLIREVRLPRALTGALIGAALAVAGTIMQGITRNPLADPSIIGITHGAGLAIAIALAFLSGGSYWVLLIWSFAGSAAGALLVLSFSMLSKERISPVTLTLAGAALSTLFSALSTGIALYFQTAQDLSFWFAGGLSGTQWRHVYILLPAVFLGLLLSLWISRSLTILALGEEVAAGLGQSQQKVRWIGLAAVILLSGAAVSIAGAIGFIGLVVPHMVRLLIGSDYRWLIPLSAIAGALLLIAADIGARMINPPFETPVSAVTALIGVPFFLYLSRRKRGYM encoded by the coding sequence ATGGCCAGAACCGCAGCTGACATAACAGAGCACAGGCAGCCTGTACACCAAAAATCTATAAAATGGGGCCTGGCAGGAATTGTGCTGGTGCTTATCGGGCTGCTTGCATCGATTGGGCTGGGTGCAATCTGGATTCCCCCTTCCGTGGTGTGGGAGTCATTTGTCTCCTTTCAGGGAGGCCAAATTGAACATCAGCTTATCAGAGAAGTCAGGCTTCCCCGGGCATTGACCGGGGCACTTATTGGGGCAGCTCTTGCTGTAGCCGGCACCATTATGCAGGGAATTACACGCAACCCGCTGGCAGATCCCTCCATAATCGGCATTACACATGGAGCGGGCCTGGCCATCGCAATTGCACTTGCATTTCTTTCCGGCGGTTCATACTGGGTTCTGCTCATCTGGTCATTTGCAGGTTCCGCTGCTGGAGCCTTGCTTGTATTATCTTTCTCCATGCTGTCAAAAGAGCGGATATCACCTGTCACTTTGACACTGGCAGGAGCAGCATTAAGCACTTTGTTCAGCGCTCTTTCAACCGGCATCGCCCTTTATTTTCAGACTGCACAGGACCTGAGCTTCTGGTTTGCCGGAGGTCTTTCAGGAACACAATGGCGCCATGTGTATATTTTGCTTCCCGCCGTATTTTTAGGCTTGCTCCTGTCCCTTTGGATCAGCCGCTCCCTGACAATCCTGGCATTGGGAGAAGAAGTGGCTGCAGGGCTTGGTCAATCTCAGCAGAAAGTCCGCTGGATCGGGCTTGCAGCGGTTATATTATTATCTGGAGCGGCCGTTTCCATTGCTGGAGCTATAGGCTTTATCGGACTGGTGGTTCCCCATATGGTCAGGCTTTTGATTGGGTCTGACTACCGCTGGCTTATCCCGCTTAGTGCCATTGCAGGTGCACTGCTTCTAATAGCAGCAGATATCGGGGCACGGATGATCAACCCGCCGTTTGAGACTCCTGTCAGTGCTGTTACTGCACTAATCGGTGTTCCATTTTTCTTATATTTGTCCAGAAGGAAAAGGGGGTATATGTAA
- a CDS encoding FecCD family ABC transporter permease → MDWKQALLQSRGWMAAFIFLILVTFVLSLSTGVMPVGMNEILAVLSGSGTPKQELVLLHLRLPRMIIALLIGAGLALSGSILQGLSRNSLADPGILGINAGAGLAVVLSIYLFGQSGGSLLAKPFFLPVFAFAGALAIAALIYRFSWKGGIDPERLLLVGLGFNALCGALLLILQLKMDPKDFQQAAIWLTGSIWGIQWPYVWALLPWILVLMPVAFIKARTMNILQFKQEVPVALGLRVESERRLLLCLSAALAGACVAAGGGIAFIGLLAPHLARRLCGPNYFSNLPLAALIGAALVLIADMIGKNLLAPADIPVGIVISVIGAPYLIFMLLTRKGTGLKA, encoded by the coding sequence ATGGATTGGAAACAGGCTTTACTCCAATCGCGGGGCTGGATGGCAGCCTTTATATTCCTTATCCTGGTTACTTTTGTACTAAGTCTCTCGACTGGTGTGATGCCAGTAGGAATGAATGAAATTTTGGCTGTTCTTTCAGGCAGCGGCACTCCGAAACAGGAGCTCGTACTGCTTCATTTAAGATTGCCAAGAATGATCATTGCCCTTCTAATAGGAGCAGGCCTGGCTCTTTCCGGCAGCATCCTTCAGGGGCTATCCCGGAATTCACTGGCTGATCCCGGCATTCTCGGCATTAATGCCGGGGCCGGATTAGCAGTTGTTCTCTCAATCTACCTGTTCGGGCAATCGGGAGGAAGCCTTCTAGCAAAACCGTTCTTCCTTCCCGTATTTGCTTTCGCCGGAGCACTCGCCATAGCAGCTCTGATCTATCGATTTTCGTGGAAAGGCGGAATAGACCCGGAACGGCTTCTCCTCGTTGGCCTTGGATTTAATGCACTATGTGGTGCCTTGCTGCTGATCCTGCAGCTGAAAATGGATCCAAAGGATTTTCAGCAGGCAGCCATTTGGCTGACTGGCAGCATCTGGGGTATTCAGTGGCCATATGTGTGGGCACTCCTTCCCTGGATTCTTGTTCTGATGCCAGTCGCCTTTATAAAAGCAAGAACAATGAATATCCTTCAATTCAAACAGGAAGTTCCTGTTGCACTCGGCTTAAGAGTCGAATCCGAACGCCGGCTTCTTCTCTGTCTTTCAGCCGCTCTTGCCGGAGCATGTGTAGCAGCTGGCGGCGGAATTGCTTTCATTGGACTCCTGGCGCCACATCTGGCACGCCGCCTTTGCGGCCCCAACTATTTCAGCAACTTGCCTTTAGCTGCACTAATAGGCGCGGCACTTGTTCTCATTGCAGATATGATAGGAAAAAATCTCCTTGCACCTGCAGATATTCCGGTTGGGATCGTCATCTCCGTAATCGGAGCTCCCTATCTGATTTTCATGCTTCTCACCCGGAAAGGCACGGGACTGAAAGCTTAA
- a CDS encoding antibiotic biosynthesis monooxygenase family protein codes for MFIQLKTITVKEGHSNKLVERFAGEGIIEEQPGFIDLNVLKKKQRSGDEEVAIMIRWESEGAWKAWETSDVHIAGHKANRGKPKPEYIIDSRQDVYHSLGQKQYREPAEIK; via the coding sequence ATGTTTATTCAATTAAAAACGATTACTGTGAAAGAAGGCCATTCAAATAAGCTAGTCGAGCGCTTTGCAGGGGAAGGAATAATCGAAGAGCAGCCGGGCTTCATTGATTTGAATGTTTTAAAGAAGAAGCAGCGCAGCGGGGACGAAGAAGTGGCTATTATGATTCGCTGGGAATCGGAAGGAGCCTGGAAGGCGTGGGAAACAAGTGATGTCCATATTGCCGGGCACAAGGCAAACCGCGGCAAGCCGAAGCCAGAATATATTATTGATAGCCGTCAGGATGTCTATCATTCATTGGGCCAGAAGCAGTACCGTGAGCCAGCTGAAATTAAATAA
- a CDS encoding MFS transporter, which produces MWKNKNVWILLTGEFIAGLGLWLGIIGNLEFMQEKVPSDFLKSLILAGGLLAGIAVGPWAGRITDQISKKTVMLASGFARALSVVFMLIAIQTGSVWWMVIFLVFLQISAAFYFPALQAAIPLVVEDKDLLQLNGVHMNVSTLSRILGTALAGVLLVILPLSMLYIASLVAYLILFIITFFMDFEESFSKESRGRNSSSGSGGFKEVFPIIQGLPIVFMTLILTLVPLLFLGGFNLMVINISELQESSSIKGLIYTAEGLGFMLGAFIVKQISQKRSPYAILFFFSFIIGLSQLLLYFADVPVLSILAFFIFGFAVGCFFPTAATIFQTRVPKEFHGRFFSFRNMLDRVTFQIVLLLTGFLLDAVGLQIMVVIFGILSLIMTAAFFAKFRQLRTEAQVKEKIST; this is translated from the coding sequence ATGTGGAAAAATAAAAATGTTTGGATTTTATTAACCGGGGAGTTTATAGCAGGGCTGGGCTTGTGGCTCGGTATAATAGGGAATCTGGAATTTATGCAGGAAAAGGTTCCCTCAGATTTTCTAAAGTCGCTTATTTTGGCTGGCGGATTGCTGGCAGGGATTGCTGTTGGACCCTGGGCAGGAAGAATAACTGACCAAATCAGCAAGAAGACAGTCATGCTGGCATCTGGCTTCGCCCGGGCATTGAGCGTTGTTTTTATGTTAATTGCCATACAAACCGGGTCAGTCTGGTGGATGGTTATTTTTCTGGTATTCCTGCAAATCTCGGCAGCCTTCTATTTTCCAGCTCTGCAGGCTGCCATTCCTCTGGTTGTGGAAGATAAGGACCTGCTGCAGCTGAATGGAGTCCATATGAATGTGTCCACACTTTCCAGAATATTAGGTACTGCTTTAGCTGGCGTTTTGTTAGTTATCTTGCCATTATCAATGCTTTACATCGCTTCGCTTGTCGCTTATCTGATTCTCTTTATAATCACCTTTTTTATGGATTTTGAAGAATCCTTCTCAAAGGAAAGCAGGGGAAGAAACTCAAGCAGTGGCAGCGGAGGCTTCAAGGAAGTATTCCCGATTATTCAAGGTCTGCCCATTGTGTTTATGACATTGATCCTAACCTTGGTTCCGCTTCTGTTCCTTGGCGGATTTAACTTAATGGTCATTAATATCAGTGAGCTTCAGGAAAGCTCATCCATTAAAGGCTTGATCTATACGGCAGAAGGACTCGGCTTCATGCTTGGCGCATTCATTGTCAAACAAATCAGCCAAAAACGTTCGCCTTATGCGATCCTGTTTTTCTTCTCATTCATCATCGGACTATCCCAGCTGCTTCTGTACTTTGCAGATGTGCCTGTTCTATCCATACTGGCTTTTTTTATTTTTGGGTTTGCCGTCGGCTGTTTCTTCCCTACTGCCGCTACCATTTTCCAAACAAGAGTGCCAAAGGAATTTCACGGAAGATTCTTCTCCTTCCGAAACATGCTTGACCGTGTAACTTTTCAGATTGTCCTGCTCCTGACTGGATTCCTTCTGGACGCAGTCGGCCTTCAGATAATGGTCGTGATCTTTGGAATACTGTCGCTGATTATGACGGCAGCATTCTTTGCTAAATTCAGGCAGCTTAGGACAGAAGCTCAAGTAAAAGAAAAGATCAGTACGTAA
- a CDS encoding NAD(P)/FAD-dependent oxidoreductase, translating to MKNAEVFDVTVIGGGPAGLYSTFYSGLRKMKTKLIEFQPMLGGKIHVYPEKMIWDVGGLTPTPGAKLIEQLVEQGLTFNPTVVLNEKVESIAKNEDGLFVLKGSSGEEHYTKTVIVAVGSGILKPQKLKIEGAERFEVSNLNYTVKSLKHFKDKTVIVSGGGNSAVDWANELEPVAKQVYITCRRDALTGHEAQVSQLMNSSVICINHTSITKLIAGGNHEEIEQVELTNNETGEVSYLQIDEVVINHGYEQDTELLKNSNLNIEMLEDFYIAGNANSETSVEGLYAAGDILKHDGKLHLIAGAFQDAANAVNKAKQYIEPDAAAAAMVSSHNDVFKKRNRELVKQLVH from the coding sequence ATGAAAAATGCTGAAGTGTTTGATGTGACGGTCATTGGAGGCGGACCTGCTGGTCTTTATTCCACTTTCTACAGCGGATTAAGGAAAATGAAAACAAAGCTGATCGAGTTTCAGCCGATGCTTGGCGGTAAAATACATGTATATCCGGAGAAAATGATCTGGGATGTGGGCGGCCTGACTCCGACTCCTGGGGCAAAACTGATTGAACAGCTGGTGGAGCAGGGGCTAACGTTTAATCCAACGGTTGTTCTCAATGAAAAGGTAGAATCCATTGCCAAAAATGAAGATGGTTTATTTGTTTTAAAAGGTTCTTCTGGAGAAGAGCACTATACGAAAACCGTCATTGTGGCTGTTGGCAGCGGAATTTTAAAGCCGCAGAAACTGAAGATAGAAGGGGCAGAGCGTTTTGAAGTTTCCAATCTGAATTATACAGTCAAATCCCTTAAACACTTTAAAGATAAGACTGTAATTGTTTCAGGCGGAGGAAATTCTGCAGTAGACTGGGCAAATGAATTGGAGCCCGTTGCCAAGCAGGTATACATCACTTGCAGGAGAGATGCTTTGACTGGCCATGAAGCTCAGGTTTCACAGCTGATGAATAGTTCGGTTATCTGCATTAACCATACGTCCATCACAAAATTAATTGCCGGCGGAAATCACGAGGAAATTGAACAGGTGGAATTGACCAATAATGAAACTGGCGAAGTTTCTTATCTGCAGATTGATGAAGTAGTAATTAATCATGGCTATGAACAGGATACGGAACTCTTAAAAAATAGCAATCTGAATATTGAAATGCTCGAAGATTTCTATATTGCAGGCAATGCAAACAGCGAAACATCGGTTGAAGGGCTATATGCTGCAGGGGATATCCTAAAGCATGACGGCAAACTTCACTTAATTGCCGGGGCATTCCAGGATGCTGCCAATGCAGTAAACAAAGCGAAGCAGTACATTGAACCGGATGCTGCCGCAGCTGCGATGGTTTCATCTCATAATGATGTTTTTAAAAAACGGAATCGGGAATTGGTGAAGCAGCTGGTCCACTAG